Proteins encoded within one genomic window of Mycolicibacterium monacense:
- a CDS encoding zinc-binding alcohol dehydrogenase family protein: MHAWRMRVPGPIATHPLESVTTEVPEPGHGELLIAVRACGVCRTDLHIAEGDLPVHRPHVTPGHEVVGEVVGIGPDTDPGFAVGDRVGVAWLRHTCGRCRFCERGQENLCPHSRYTGWDADGGYAEFTTAPAAFVHRLPVGYTDAELAPLLCAGIIGYRSLLRADLPPGGRLGIYGFGGSAHITAQVALAQGAEVHVMTRGEHARELARALGAASVQGAGDPPPVELDAAILFAPVGDLVLPALEGLDRGGTLAIAGIHLSDIPALDYQRHLFQERQVRSVTANTRADARAFLEFAGRHHIEVTTPEYPLGRADDALADLAAGRIAGAAVLLV; encoded by the coding sequence ATGCATGCCTGGCGGATGCGCGTCCCGGGACCGATAGCCACCCATCCGCTCGAATCGGTCACCACCGAGGTGCCCGAACCCGGGCACGGTGAACTCCTGATCGCCGTGCGGGCATGCGGTGTGTGCCGCACCGATCTGCACATCGCGGAGGGCGATCTGCCCGTCCACCGTCCGCACGTGACGCCCGGACACGAGGTCGTGGGGGAGGTCGTCGGCATCGGTCCGGACACGGACCCGGGTTTCGCGGTCGGGGACCGGGTGGGGGTGGCGTGGCTCAGGCACACCTGCGGACGGTGCCGCTTCTGTGAGCGCGGACAGGAGAACCTGTGCCCGCACTCGCGGTACACGGGGTGGGACGCCGACGGTGGCTACGCCGAATTCACCACAGCCCCAGCGGCTTTCGTCCACCGGCTGCCGGTCGGGTACACCGACGCCGAGCTGGCCCCGCTGTTGTGTGCCGGCATCATCGGATACCGGTCGCTCCTGCGCGCGGACCTGCCGCCGGGCGGCCGGCTGGGCATCTACGGGTTCGGTGGCAGCGCCCACATCACCGCGCAGGTGGCGCTGGCCCAGGGCGCCGAGGTCCACGTCATGACCCGAGGAGAGCACGCACGGGAGCTGGCCCGGGCGCTGGGCGCCGCGTCGGTGCAGGGTGCCGGCGACCCGCCCCCGGTCGAACTGGATGCCGCGATCCTCTTCGCCCCGGTGGGCGATCTGGTGTTACCCGCGCTCGAGGGTCTCGACCGCGGGGGAACGCTCGCCATCGCGGGCATCCACCTCAGCGACATCCCGGCACTGGACTACCAGCGTCACCTGTTCCAGGAGCGTCAGGTGCGGTCGGTGACCGCCAACACCCGCGCCGACGCGCGAGCGTTCCTCGAATTCGCCGGCCGCCATCACATCGAGGTGACGACGCCGGAGTACCCGCTGGGCCGTGCGGATGATGCGCTCGCAGACCTGGCGGCCGGCCGAATCGCCGGCGCGGCGGTCCTGCTCGTCTGA
- a CDS encoding sigma 54 modulation/S30EA ribosomal C-terminal domain-containing protein encodes MNRKGSAPVDLDVDVTTDGDLPGAVEYARAKIGRLGRVADRPVLAARVRLTRRADPAVERPVVAQANLDVEGRLVRAQVEGATAHEAIDRLEGRLRRRLERVARHWEARRGGLPTGEPNEWRHQSEPEHRPGHFPRPADDRQVLRRKSFTLRACTVDEAVEELELLDYDFHLFTEKATGYAAVLYRGGETGYRVALVTPCAREELAPFDSPVTISDLPVACLATAQAVDRLNLSGQPFLFFVDAAEGRACVLYHRYDGHYGLITPAG; translated from the coding sequence GTGAACAGAAAAGGCTCTGCGCCAGTCGATCTCGACGTCGATGTCACCACCGACGGTGACCTCCCGGGCGCCGTCGAATACGCCAGGGCCAAGATCGGCCGACTGGGCCGCGTCGCCGACCGCCCGGTGCTCGCCGCCCGCGTCCGACTGACCAGACGCGCGGACCCGGCCGTGGAGCGGCCTGTCGTCGCGCAGGCCAACCTCGACGTGGAAGGCCGGCTGGTACGCGCACAGGTCGAGGGAGCCACCGCCCATGAGGCGATCGACCGGCTCGAGGGCCGACTGCGGCGGCGGCTCGAGCGGGTGGCCCGGCACTGGGAGGCGCGGCGGGGCGGACTGCCGACCGGCGAGCCGAACGAGTGGCGCCACCAGTCCGAACCCGAACACCGCCCCGGGCACTTCCCCCGGCCGGCCGACGACCGTCAGGTGTTGCGCCGCAAGTCCTTCACCCTGCGCGCGTGCACGGTCGACGAGGCGGTGGAGGAGCTGGAACTGCTCGACTACGACTTCCATCTGTTCACCGAGAAGGCCACCGGGTACGCGGCCGTGCTGTACCGGGGCGGGGAGACCGGATACCGCGTTGCGCTCGTGACACCCTGTGCGCGAGAGGAATTGGCACCGTTCGATTCGCCGGTGACGATCAGCGACCTGCCGGTGGCCTGCCTGGCGACGGCGCAGGCCGTGGACCGTCTGAACCTGTCCGGGCAGCCGTTCCTGTTCTTCGTCGACGCTGCCGAGGGACGTGCCTGCGTGCTCTATCACCGCTACGACGGCCACTACGGCCTGATCACACCGGCGGGATAG
- a CDS encoding acyl carrier protein, translated as MTKSEQQIRDDVVAVLTRIAPEVEADQLEENEPLREQVDLDSMDWLNFLVGVHKQFDVEIPESDYAKLRTVASIVRYIEERRPGSA; from the coding sequence GTGACGAAGAGCGAGCAGCAGATCCGCGATGACGTCGTGGCCGTGTTGACCAGGATCGCACCGGAGGTGGAGGCCGACCAGTTGGAGGAGAATGAGCCGCTCCGCGAGCAAGTCGACCTCGATTCCATGGACTGGCTCAACTTCCTTGTCGGTGTCCACAAACAGTTCGATGTCGAGATCCCCGAGTCCGACTACGCGAAACTGCGAACAGTGGCGAGCATCGTGCGCTACATCGAAGAGCGCCGACCGGGATCGGCGTGA
- a CDS encoding dihydrolipoamide acetyltransferase family protein: MTEFRMPALGSDMDEGTLDQWLVKPGDTVTRGQVVAVVETTKAAVEVECWQEGTVDRLLVPEGQTVRVGTPLATLLAPGETPAPTAPAVPRTMRESPVAVERPEGAGRPAPAAGPAIATRPHRRWVSPAARRVAATLDIDADTLTGTGPQGAVTIRDVEQAAASRKQPAGGRTVRDRSVAMRASIAAAMSRSKREIPHYYLADEVLMDPALAWLAERNAARSITERVLPAVLQIKAVAAAADRFPEFNGFWRDDAFVGADGVHVGVAISLRGGGLVAPAIHDVPDRSLDDLMGALTDLVARARAGSLRSSEMSDPSITITNLGDQGVDTVFGVIYPPQVALVGFGKPVQRVCAVDGGIRIATALTATLAADHRASDGHRGALFLAAINEILQQPQKLEK, encoded by the coding sequence ATGACCGAGTTCCGGATGCCCGCGCTCGGCTCGGACATGGACGAGGGGACCCTCGACCAATGGCTGGTCAAACCGGGCGACACCGTCACCCGGGGCCAGGTCGTGGCGGTGGTCGAGACCACCAAGGCCGCCGTCGAGGTCGAATGCTGGCAGGAGGGGACCGTCGACCGCCTCCTGGTGCCCGAAGGCCAGACCGTCCGGGTCGGAACGCCGCTGGCCACGCTGCTGGCTCCGGGCGAAACACCCGCACCGACTGCACCGGCGGTGCCTCGCACGATGCGGGAATCGCCGGTGGCCGTCGAGAGACCAGAAGGCGCAGGCAGGCCTGCTCCGGCCGCGGGGCCAGCCATCGCGACCCGGCCGCATCGCCGGTGGGTCTCCCCGGCGGCCCGCCGCGTGGCAGCGACGCTGGACATCGACGCCGATACCCTCACCGGCACCGGTCCGCAGGGCGCGGTCACCATTCGCGACGTGGAACAGGCGGCAGCGTCGAGGAAGCAGCCGGCCGGCGGGCGAACCGTACGGGATCGGTCCGTGGCGATGCGCGCGTCGATCGCCGCGGCGATGAGCCGGTCGAAGCGCGAGATTCCGCACTACTACCTGGCCGACGAAGTCCTCATGGACCCGGCGCTGGCATGGCTGGCTGAGCGCAACGCCGCGCGATCCATCACCGAACGGGTGTTGCCGGCGGTGCTGCAGATCAAGGCCGTCGCGGCGGCAGCGGACCGCTTTCCCGAGTTCAACGGCTTCTGGCGCGACGACGCGTTCGTCGGTGCCGACGGCGTCCACGTCGGTGTCGCCATCTCACTTCGCGGTGGGGGCCTGGTCGCACCCGCGATCCACGACGTCCCCGACAGGAGCCTCGACGACCTCATGGGGGCCCTGACCGACCTGGTGGCGCGCGCCCGGGCCGGCTCGCTGCGCAGTTCGGAGATGTCTGATCCCTCCATCACGATCACCAACCTGGGCGACCAGGGGGTGGACACGGTGTTCGGCGTCATCTATCCGCCACAGGTCGCCCTGGTGGGCTTCGGCAAGCCGGTGCAACGGGTATGTGCCGTCGACGGTGGTATTCGTATCGCGACCGCGCTGACCGCCACTCTGGCAGCGGATCACCGGGCCAGCGATGGACACCGCGGTGCGCTCTTCCTCGCCGCGATCAACGAGATCCTGCAGCAGCCGCAGAAGTTGGAGAAGTGA
- a CDS encoding alpha-ketoacid dehydrogenase subunit beta produces the protein MKTSYRAAVHDALRDALRDDDRVLLMGEDVGRYGGTYAASKGLLEEFGPERVRDTPLSELGFVGVGIGAALGGLRPIIEIMTVNFSLLALDQIVNTAAALRHMSGGQFSVPIVVRMATGAGRQLAAQHSHSLECWYAHIPGIKVVAPATVEDAYGMMTTALADPDPVIVFEHVALYNSSADGTTLHATDIRHAAVRRSGSDVTLITYGGSLPKTLDAADQLALAGIDCEVIDLRVLRPLDTATFVESVRRTHRAVVVDEAWKTGSLAAEISAQIVENAFYDLDAPVARVCGAEVPVPYAKHLEQAALPQAGQIATAVRDLCGGPA, from the coding sequence ATGAAGACCAGTTACCGCGCCGCCGTGCACGACGCCCTGCGCGACGCTCTGCGCGACGACGACAGGGTGCTACTCATGGGTGAGGACGTCGGTCGCTACGGCGGCACTTATGCCGCGTCGAAAGGCTTGCTGGAGGAATTCGGACCGGAGCGGGTCCGCGACACCCCGTTGTCGGAGCTCGGCTTCGTCGGAGTCGGAATCGGCGCCGCGCTGGGCGGATTGCGTCCCATCATCGAGATCATGACGGTGAATTTCAGCCTGCTCGCGCTCGATCAGATCGTCAACACCGCTGCGGCGCTCAGGCATATGTCCGGTGGACAATTCTCGGTGCCGATCGTGGTGCGGATGGCCACCGGAGCCGGCAGGCAGCTGGCGGCCCAGCACTCACACAGCTTGGAGTGCTGGTATGCACACATCCCGGGGATCAAGGTCGTGGCACCCGCGACGGTGGAGGACGCCTACGGCATGATGACCACCGCGCTGGCAGACCCGGACCCGGTGATCGTGTTCGAGCATGTCGCGCTTTACAACTCGTCGGCGGATGGCACGACGCTGCACGCCACCGACATAAGGCATGCGGCGGTTCGTCGCTCCGGATCCGACGTCACCCTGATCACCTACGGTGGGTCGCTGCCGAAGACGCTCGACGCTGCCGACCAACTCGCACTCGCCGGCATCGACTGCGAGGTGATCGACCTCCGGGTACTGCGGCCGCTGGACACGGCCACCTTCGTGGAGTCCGTGCGCAGGACCCACCGCGCCGTCGTGGTCGACGAGGCGTGGAAAACCGGAAGTCTGGCCGCCGAAATCAGTGCCCAGATCGTCGAGAACGCCTTCTACGATCTCGATGCGCCCGTGGCGAGGGTGTGCGGTGCAGAAGTCCCGGTGCCCTATGCCAAGCACCTCGAGCAGGCCGCCCTACCGCAGGCCGGTCAGATTGCGACCGCGGTCAGGGACCTCTGCGGCGGCCCAGCATGA
- the pdhA gene encoding pyruvate dehydrogenase (acetyl-transferring) E1 component subunit alpha, protein MIDAVLARELLSGMVRVRRMEEECAKLYGDGKIRGFLHLYAGEEAVAAGSLRALRPEDAVVGTYREHAHALLRGVPMTSIMAEMFGKQEGCSRGRGGSMHLFDAGTRFYGGNAIVGGGLPLATGLALADAQQRRRRITACFFGDGAVAEGVFHESLNMAALWRLPVLFCCENNLYAMGTALERAQSQTDLAAKAASYKVPTATVDGMDVLACHTATVQAADHIRDTGGPFFIEFRTYRFRAHSMFDPELYRDKAEVDVWRTRDPITTFTDRCANEGVLDAQCVREIEQAAENEVQEAVSFAEAGTWEDIGDLERDVLTPAPRSIR, encoded by the coding sequence GTGATCGATGCAGTTCTCGCCCGAGAGCTCCTGTCCGGCATGGTGCGTGTGCGCCGGATGGAAGAAGAGTGCGCAAAGCTCTACGGTGACGGCAAGATTCGCGGGTTCCTCCACCTCTATGCCGGGGAGGAGGCGGTAGCAGCGGGCTCACTGCGGGCGTTGCGTCCCGAGGACGCCGTGGTGGGCACCTACCGTGAACACGCCCACGCGCTTCTCCGGGGCGTGCCGATGACGTCGATCATGGCCGAGATGTTCGGCAAGCAGGAGGGCTGCTCACGTGGGCGTGGTGGATCGATGCACCTTTTCGACGCCGGGACGCGGTTCTACGGCGGGAACGCGATCGTCGGTGGCGGATTGCCGCTTGCGACGGGGCTCGCCCTCGCCGATGCACAACAACGACGGCGCCGGATCACGGCCTGCTTCTTCGGGGACGGCGCCGTAGCCGAGGGAGTCTTCCACGAATCGCTCAACATGGCCGCGCTGTGGCGGCTACCCGTCCTGTTCTGCTGCGAGAACAACCTCTACGCCATGGGCACCGCGCTGGAACGGGCTCAGTCGCAGACCGACCTCGCCGCGAAGGCGGCGTCCTACAAGGTCCCGACCGCGACGGTCGACGGTATGGATGTGCTCGCGTGTCATACGGCGACAGTGCAGGCCGCCGACCACATCCGTGACACCGGTGGACCCTTCTTCATCGAGTTCCGCACATACCGTTTCCGGGCCCATTCGATGTTCGATCCTGAGCTGTACCGCGACAAGGCCGAGGTGGACGTGTGGCGTACCCGCGACCCGATCACGACGTTCACCGATCGATGCGCCAACGAGGGTGTGCTGGACGCGCAGTGTGTCCGGGAGATCGAGCAAGCCGCGGAAAACGAAGTGCAAGAGGCTGTCTCATTCGCCGAGGCCGGAACGTGGGAGGACATCGGCGATCTCGAACGTGACGTGCTCACCCCGGCACCGAGGAGCATCCGATGA
- a CDS encoding nitroreductase family deazaflavin-dependent oxidoreductase, with the protein MSDGVKTRARDVVRTFNKYVLNPVMRLPAGRKHWYASVIRHTGRRSGKTYTTPVVAEQVADGFVIPLPYGTDVDWLRNVVTAGRATIVSGGRTVEVVDPQVIDAATAAPHLSARRRRTFERFGIERFVRLTAAPAGHRTQAP; encoded by the coding sequence ATGAGCGACGGTGTGAAGACCAGGGCCAGGGACGTGGTGCGCACGTTTAACAAGTACGTCCTCAATCCGGTGATGCGGCTGCCGGCCGGCCGAAAGCACTGGTACGCGTCCGTCATCCGCCACACCGGGCGCCGGTCGGGGAAGACCTACACCACCCCGGTGGTGGCCGAGCAGGTGGCGGACGGCTTCGTGATCCCTCTGCCGTACGGCACCGACGTCGACTGGTTGCGCAACGTCGTGACCGCCGGGCGGGCGACCATCGTGTCCGGCGGCCGGACGGTCGAGGTCGTCGACCCGCAGGTGATCGACGCGGCGACCGCGGCGCCGCACCTGTCGGCGCGGCGCAGGCGAACATTCGAACGGTTCGGCATCGAGCGCTTCGTCCGGTTGACGGCCGCACCGGCCGGTCACCGCACTCAGGCACCCTGA
- a CDS encoding universal stress protein, with amino-acid sequence MSDAAQFSSVLVGIDGSDAAIGAATWAVEEAVSRSVPLVLIGVMPSIHPSAEEYQRELHHADVSLRAARAAVEATGRPVKVDTDIATGQPAAVLIARSRDAELVCVGSVGIGRYERSILGSTATDLAEQAHCPVAVIRPSHSGGPSDIHWIVAATNGTPDDEAVIEGAMREARLRRLPVLLLGRQPRHGDGGDELDRTVALWRKRFDDVHIYPVAFHGDVAHFVREHDEPIEMAVVGAADASELAGILGRHGRSSVLVIRSRPDGSAGSGQGAGSGQGA; translated from the coding sequence ATGAGCGATGCAGCGCAATTCTCCTCGGTGTTGGTCGGGATCGACGGATCCGACGCGGCCATCGGCGCCGCCACATGGGCGGTGGAAGAAGCCGTCAGCCGATCGGTGCCCCTGGTGCTCATCGGCGTGATGCCATCCATCCATCCGTCCGCCGAGGAGTACCAGCGGGAACTGCACCACGCGGATGTCTCGCTGCGGGCCGCGCGCGCTGCGGTCGAGGCGACCGGTCGTCCGGTGAAGGTGGACACCGACATCGCGACGGGTCAGCCCGCGGCGGTGCTCATCGCCCGGTCCCGGGATGCGGAGCTCGTGTGCGTCGGCTCGGTCGGTATCGGCCGATACGAGAGATCCATACTCGGTTCCACGGCAACAGATCTCGCCGAGCAGGCGCACTGCCCGGTGGCGGTGATCCGCCCTTCCCACAGCGGCGGTCCGAGCGATATCCACTGGATCGTCGCCGCGACGAACGGCACACCCGACGACGAGGCGGTCATCGAGGGTGCGATGCGCGAGGCGCGACTCCGCCGGCTACCGGTGCTCCTCCTCGGCCGGCAGCCCCGGCACGGTGACGGAGGCGACGAACTCGACCGGACCGTCGCGCTCTGGCGGAAGCGCTTCGACGACGTGCACATCTATCCCGTCGCCTTCCACGGGGACGTCGCGCACTTCGTCCGCGAGCACGACGAACCGATCGAAATGGCGGTGGTGGGCGCCGCCGACGCCAGTGAACTCGCGGGGATCCTGGGCCGGCACGGCCGTTCGTCGGTTCTCGTGATCCGGAGCCGACCGGACGGGTCAGCCGGCTCGGGTCAGGGTGCCGGCTCGGGTCAGGGTGCCTGA